The Chitinispirillum alkaliphilum genome includes the window GCGGTTTACCCGGGCGGTATTTGTATTGCCGTTTGAGAGGCCCCTAAATCCCCTGAAGGGGACTTTGGGATCTTGATTCCGGTTTTTCTCTCACTTCCGCTCACACAGCCTGTCCTGAGCTCCCGCTCGCACTGAGCATCCCGATTTCCGAATCGGGATAGTCGAAGTGTTCTTGGAAGTATAATTGTTGAAAGTAAAAGAGATTGAGAGAGAGAATAAGAGTAATTTGGGCGCATGCCGGGTACAGTTCGGCCAGGCTCACTGTAAACTTACCGGTTCTCCTTCAGGCTCGTCGTACCTCCTCGGTGCCTCGTTTGTAGGGCTTCGCGAAGACGCTCCGCCCTTTGAGGGCACTGGCACTTAAGAAAGTGCCACATAGCCGTCCCTCCTTGCGCGGTTTAGCAATATAGGTATTTACTTGTGTTGACATTCTCTCACTTTCCGTTCGCACTGCCTGTCCTGAGCTCCCAGTCGAAGGGAGCATCCCGATTTCCGAATCGGGATAGTCGAAGTGTTCTTAAAAATTATAAGCTAAAGTAAAAGAGATTGAGAAAGGGATTAAGAATGATTTGGACTCTTGCCGAAGACGGCACTGGTTCTCTTTAGCTAATATCAACTACCCTGGCAACAAAAAAATCCTATCATCCTTAAATCCTAAAAATCCCAATTCAGACAATGGAGAGGCGGTGTGATGAGAGAAAATCCCGGTGTGTGGTCCGCACTACCCCGGGAGTTGAAGCCAGCTGAATACTCTCCCTACCTGTAAAACCCCCAAAAAACACACCCACCCGACACGATGTCACAAATAACCGAGACGATGTCACAAATAACCGACACAATGTCACAAATAACCGACACAATGTCACAAATAACCGACACAATGTCACAAATAACCGACACAATGTCACAAATAACCGACACGATGTCACAAATAACCGACACGATGTCACAAATAACCGACACAATGTCACAAATAACCGACATGATGTCACAAATAACTGACACGATGTCACAAATAACCGACACAATGTCACAAATACGCGACATGGTGTCACAAATACGCGACACAATGTCACATATACGCGA containing:
- a CDS encoding putative repeat-containing protein; translation: MMSPVCYIVSPVCYIVSRICDIVSRICDTMSRICDIVSVICDIVSVICDIMSVICDIVSVICDIVSVICDIVSVICDIVSVICDIVSVICDIVSVICDIVSVICDIVSVICDIVSGGCVFWGFYR